Genomic window (Drosophila sulfurigaster albostrigata strain 15112-1811.04 chromosome 2R, ASM2355843v2, whole genome shotgun sequence):
GTGAACCTAATCAAATTgtgataaaataaaacaattaatttaagtgTACCACTCAATACAAACATTTAGCTGGGTATGTGAATCAAGCAaccagaaaaaataaatatgtgcatatgtatgtatgtcatTTGATTATGTAGCAATTTGCCTTTGCTTTACGTCATTAATGTCTGATAATAATTGTCTTGCCGTTTGTTTCATGTTTTCACCAAAGTTTTCCATTTGTCGTCCGTAGACAATGCGATATTTTTAAGCATGCCGCAAGCTGCTTTTTCACTGCATtccaatgccaacaacaacccCCGGCGGAATAATGCCATTGACTCCAAGGTGCCCGCTATACTCCCCTTTCGATTCCCTGTTAACAACCACTTGCCTGTGCTTGCCGGTTTGTTAGTCAGTTTTCGTATTTCACATTATCGTTTTGCTGATAATTATCAATTATATCAtctcacatacatatagaattGTGTGCTGCTTTTATTACTTGTATGCTCATTTATTAGAAAAATCTAATCCCGTTGGAAATCTGTGTCTTCTTTTTTCGCCATTCATTTAGCAAGCTGTAAAACAGAACAACTGTGGAACAACTGTTGCTTGtacttctgctgttgttgttcttgccaaatgaaaaacgagagagagagagagagagaaatagagagagtAGCACACATAGTGCGTGTTGAGTTCAACACATTTTGGTGTGGTGAATACGCATTTCGACAGCTTATTCGGCTGCCAATTTGTTTGTACGCGTTTTTATTTACATCAGTTACGCCAATTAATGGTAGACTACAGCTCTGAAAAAtcatgaaaaatattaaatttgaatctaAAACACTTTCATCACCaccattttgcaattaaatttctataataaaaatgcaattatttataatttgctaTCAATTCCAGAGTTCATTTTGATAATTATGTGCACAGCCTAATTGCAGTTTGACTTTAACTTAATTATTTcttctgtttatttatttgccaaggcttaacattaattatatttttgggaattttgacaaatatagttttattataaCTCCCTATATTATTAAACATGACATagtatgtaaatgtaatttattataaaaactatttaaacgTCAATTAGTTTTCCATCTATTCGAAATTAACTATTTAGCGCTTCTcagaattaattgaaataaaaagatagcaatttaatgttaattaaaagtcAGTTCAATTAAATGTAAGGGCCTGATATAGTGCGACAGCACTTATAATACTTTATCGTCGTCCCACACAATCAAATTGATCAGTCTTGATTGAAACAAAGTGAACGCACTATGAATCTCCAACCCTATAAAGTAGAATGTTTCTATATTGCGTTATAACTCAACTGCATTGAGTGAATTAACAGTCGCATTGTACAGCGTTTTGCAATCTTCAAAGTTTTGACATATTTCACATACTGTTAAACTTTTTAACTTGTTGGTAGTTGGAAAAGTTTTACTTGCAAAAGAACCATTTTAGAAATGTGGGTCATCAGGTTAGGTTATTGTCAGGAACTTTGGGCATGCATCAACTTTCAGAAGCGCCATTTAGACAGCTTATCACACACGAGCTGCGAGTGCAATGGATGTACgctaattaataaaaattatgattattgtcATAAGAATTGCGAAAATTGTCAACGTcgttaaatcaaatttgatttatgcctAGGTGTCTTCATCTTATCAATTAcagacatatgtatgtgcataaacataaaacaaataaacaactaaGTGAACGACCGATACGCATTGGACCATTTAGAGATACATACATAGCTTTAAGCTTAGAGCCTCTTTAGTCTGGCTAGATAATGTTGAACAAAGTTCGTATTTATCAAgtcaatttcacttttatctGAACAAgaattatttttctaataCTTGATTCATATCGCATAACAATGGACTTGCAATCTGAGAAAGTAAGAAGCAGTTAAACAGCTTTATAAATAAGTTGGTAACGCGAACTGTTTACTCATAACGAGCACCGACTGTTTCGTTTTACGAGTCTGGGTCTGCAGAATTCCCCTAATCGCTCCCGCTCAAAGGAATGCTCGTTTTTCAACGTTGAGTCATTAAACAAGCTTGCAAATATGAAAAGTGTAAGTTATGAATAAAGCGGTACGTTTAGACCATACCTCACCACAGTTTCCAATGGGTGCTCAGAGATATCACATATTAATAGACCACGATTTATAGTCAAACTCAACTTAGTTGCTTTATTTCCTTACTCATAGAAAGATAACATTTACTACCGCCTCCAAACTGTGTCGATTAGACATTAGTTAGACGACTATCAGTATAAAATATTGTGCACAAGGTCGCTCAGTCGGTTGGGGTAGTATGTAGTAGTATTGATAAGGAAAATATAGAGTAGAAGTCGTATATGCTGAGAGTCACGATGTTGATGCGGTTTACACCCAGGCTTTATTGCAAAGATGTGCCAAATTAGGCGTACGTCGCTCGCCAAAGATTACTTTGTCTTATCAACAGAAGAATTTATACGAACATTCTGTATTTCAGCCGCAGGTAACTGCATTCCCCATTCTATGACAAAATGGATAGCAGCGCCAAGCCGGAAAGAAAGAACCCCCGACAAAGTGCAAACATATTATCGCAATTAATATTTGCCTGGGCGGTGCCATTTTTATATCGTGGATCGCGACGGGGTCTTAATACAAGTGATCTAACGGAATGCATGAAGGAAGATCATTCAGAGCAGCTAGGAGATCGTCTCGAAGAGTAAAACATTAGCACAAGCACTTCGAAATCcgtgttaattttaatatatttgtagtgAATGGTTCAAGGAGCTGGAGCGCTCTCATCGCAAATCGCACAAGCCTCGTCTGCGAAACGCATTGTTTCGTTGTTTCCTTTGGCCAACGATTGTCAATGGCATCATGAGCTTTGTCTACATTGTAATCAAGTGAGTTTAGTCTGGCAACACACTTATTTTTGTGGTCTTAATACACGGACTATTTATTGCAGAACTCTTATACCCGCTGTGCTGGCTCAACTATTGATGCAATTCCAAAGGACAACTTCGCCTGTTATGGCAACCAACATTACCGAAACCTTGAACCGCACTGTAAGAGCCGTGACCAACTTTGGATCAGCAGAAGCTGCAGGCAATTCACCCAATGCTATAAATAGCAATGATCCGATCAAAGAACATATAAAGGATGTCATTACCGGCACCAATCAAACCGAGCTGAGTACATTTGAGCAggctattttttatttttggaatgaTCTTTATTGCCTTGGTGGAGTGTTGGTGGGTTCCACATTAGCTTGCTGCTTCCTTATACATCACTTGGATCTAAGCCAACGCCTGATTGGAGCTAGAATGCGCATAGCTTGTTGCTCTCTTATCTACCGAAAGACCCTGCGTCTGTCTATGAAGTCGGCGGGTCAAACGCCTGCTGGTTACCTCATCAATCTGCTATCCAATGATGTAAATCGCCTGGATTATGGattcatttttatgcattGGATCTGGATAATGCCCATCCAAGCGGTACTCACTTGTTATCTGATCTACTTGAGAATTGGCATCCCGGCCTTAGTCGGTGTCGTCGGATTGCTGCTAAAGACGGTACCACTGCAGTCGGCATTGAGTAAGCTGACTTCGGTGCTGCGAATGCGGATTGCCGAGCGAACGGATGCAAGAGTGGGAATCATGAATGAGCTGGTGCAGGGCATACAGGTAATCAAGATGTACGCCTGGGAAAAACCTTTCCAGGCGGTCGTTGCGGAAGCCAGACGATGCGAAATCAAACAGATTCGCTATGCATCCTACCTGCGTGGTTTCTACCTCAGCACAATGGTTTTCACGGAGCGATCCACCCTATATATCACTCTCGCTGCAGCCGCTCTCATGGGTCAGCAGATAACTGCGGATTTTGTGTTCTCTGCCGCCAGCTACTACAACATTTTGCAGTTGGTGGCCGCCATTTGGTATCCCCTAGCAGTTACCTTTGGTGCCGAAGCATTGGTTTCTCTGCGGCGTGTTCAGGCCTATCTGCTGCAGGAGGGTCGCGACGAGAAGGTCCAGGGACTGACTcataaacagcagcaggatGGAGGCGATACACGAGCTGTTGTTCTAAAGGACGTCAATGCCACCTGGGACTTAGAAAAACCTCATCGTACActgcaaaattttaatttacaaatcgAAAAAGGTCAACTGTGTGCAGTCATTGGTCCTGTCGGCGCTGGAAAGAGCTCACTATTCCAGTTGTTGCTCGGCGAACTGCCCATTGTGGATGGCGGCGTCGTGATACACGGCGATCTTTCCTATGCCTCGCAGGAGCCTTGGCTTTTCACCGGCACCGTCAGGAATAACATTCTCTTTGGGGAGCAATACGAACGTAAGCGCTATCAGGATGTGACTCGATGCTGTGCTTTGACAACGGATTTCCAGCAATTAAGCAATGGCGATAAAACGCTTGTAGGGGAACGTGGAGCTTCATTATCCGGTGGTCAACGTGCTCGCATTAGTTTGGCTCGAGCTGTCTATAAACCCGCTTCCATTTATTTGCTAGACGATCCTTTAAGTGCTGTAGATGCTCACGTGGGAAGACATTTGTTTGATGAGGTAATTGGACCACGTGGGCGTTTAGCACAACAGAAAGCAACGCGCGTGCTTGTCACGCATCAAGTGCACTTTCTCTCTGAGGCCGATTGGATTGTGATTGTAGATCAGGGTCGAATCCTGAGGCAAGGAAAATACGAGGATTTGATCAATAGTGAGCTAGACTTTGCAAAGTTACTGGAACGACCTAAGGAGACTGAGACTAGTGCCATTGGCAACTCCTCGTCCAACACGACACTAAGTCTACAGGATGAGTccgaagatgatgatgacatACCCTATATCGATGGAGCACCCTACAGTTACCAACCTATTCGAAAGCACAGCAACTCTACGCAGGGCACTAAATCGGTAAGTAGAAACCGAATTTCTGATGAACTGATTTTAAATTGGGAACGATTCAACAGGTCAACAGTACTGATCAGGCAGATGCCGATGAAGATGACGAGGAATTAGCTGAGGCTCAAGCTTCTGGTGGTGTGTCGGGTCGTGTGTGGTTTGAATATTTCAAGGCGGGCAGCACTTTactcagtttcagcttcatgGTCCTGGTCATGCTATTATCCCAGGTTGTGTGCAGCAGCTCTGATTACTTCTCTAACATCTGGACACAGCAAGAAGACCTGAGATCTCGTGGAGAACCTACCAGTTTCACCACTTACGAATGTATGTACATCTACGGTGGTCTCATTATTGCTGTCGTGGTGATGACCACGTTCAGAGGATTCCTCTTCTTCAAGACGTGCATGCATGCCTCGAAGGTGCTGCACGATCGTATGTTCAGCAGCATTTTGCATGCCGCCATGCGGTTCTTTGATACAAATCCCTCGGGCCGCATTCTCAATCGATTCTCTAAGGATATGGGCGCTATTGATGAGCTATTGCCCCGTGCTATGATGGACTTTATACAGATTGCTTTAGtgatgtttggtatattgattgtCATCTCTGTGGTTAATCCCATCTTGATAGCTGCCATGCTGATTGTGGCTGTTATCGATATGCTTATCCTGAAGCTGTATTTGCGTCCGTCACAGGATCTGAAACGTCTGGAGGGTATTTGCCGTAGTCCTGTGTTCTCGCACCTCAGCTCATCTCTGATGGGACTCTCGATCATACGCTCGCGTCAGATGCAGGACGTGGTGGCCAAGGAATTTGATTTACTCCAGGATGTACACAGCAGCGTCTGGCAATTAACGATGGCGGCGAACACGACATTGGGACTCTGGCTGGACTGCGTCAGTTGCGCTTTTCTCGCTGCTGTTACATTCAGCTTCATTATCTCAAGTGAAAGTGAGTCCACAGTCTCTCGATGCGTTCCTCTTTAACATTacttactaaaatatattcgtATTTCTTTTCAGCTACTTATAGCGGCAATGTTGGCCTGGCCATCTCGCAGGCAATGATACTCACAGGCATGGTGCAATATGGTGTCCGACAGGTGGCCGAATCCCTGCAACAAATGACTAGTGTAGAACGTGTTCTCCAATACACGGAACTGGAGCAGGAATCCTCAGAACCCTTCGGTAAAGAGCCATCTCAGCAGTGGCCCACTCTTGGACAGGTGGAATTCCGTGACTTGAGTCTACGGTATGATCCCagtggctcagctgtgcttaaGCATCTCAACCTGACCATTGAACCTGGCTGGAAGGTGGGCATTGTGGGTCGCACTGGAGCAGGCAAATCGTCGCTGATAGGTGCACTCTTTCGTTTGGCATACATTGAGGGTGGCATCTACATAGATGGCATAGAGACGGGCAGCATTTCACTGGAGACGCTACGGACTAGAATATCCATTATTCCACAAGATCCGGTACTCTTCTCCGCCACCATTCGCTATAACCTGGATCCCTTTGAGCGATATAGCGATGCGGAATTGTGGCGATCTCTGGAAGATGTCGAGCTACGCTCAGCCATTCCTGGCCTCGACTTTATGGTCACCGAACGTGGCAGTAACTTCAGTGTGGGTCAGCGACAGTTGCTCTGCCTGGCACGTGCCATTCTGCGCAACAACAAGGTTCTGGTGCTGGACGAAGCCACTGCCAATGTGGATCCACAGtaagtcaataaataaatttaattaacatacataaattatatggGAGTTTTTCTCACTTTTAGAACTGATTCGTTGATCCAAAGAACAATTCGTGTCAAGTTTCGTCATTGCACCGTTCTCACTGTGGCACATAGATTGCACACGGTCATGGATTCAGAACGCATCATTGTTATGGATGCCGGCAATGCAGCGGAATTCGATGTACCACATTTGCTGTTGAAGAAATCTCGTGGAGTCCTGAGACAGATGGTGGAAGCGACCGGCGGAGAAGCCGATGCTCTCAAGAAGGTTGCTAGCGACTCTTTCAAACGGATGCAGGAACAAAGAGAAGCACAACGAGCAGCCGAGGAGCAGCAGGAGTAGAAACAATTGTGAGTGGGTCAATTAGATTCGCATTTACccgaaataaaaagaagactttcaagttttcttttagAGTCGTACCAAAATGATATACTTAAGTTTGTAAGCGAGTACTTATGTTCGATATTGTGTAGTATAGTATGATTTTTGTCGGTGTCCAAAGTACAGGTCAAATAGTGAAAGTCTCTAGATGTACTGCCTTATATATATAAGCCTTAAGTATAAACAGCAATTTATCACATAGAATACAATGACAAGGTGAAGTCAAATGTCacgaaattattaaaaatatgaaaaaattacatatttattatatgtatatcgaaATACCCAACGAGAACTCAATTAATATTATgagtttattattgtttatggGTGCTATAACTAAGCATACGATGCAAAAATCATATGAAATTCAGCGAGTTTTTCACAAAGTCCAAAAAATGCATTAGCTAGTATTAGAAACTAAacaaatctttaaaatataatccGATCTAATCGGAACCACAATCACTCTGTGAACTCTGTACTTGAAATACTTAGCTAAAAAAACTGTATGcaacattaataatttttttattaaaaatatacataaataattgataattacATTGCATTCGtcacttttgttttcaatatataatcaGATTAAAAGgtaatataaataactttcTAAAGAATTTCGGATCATTTATGTGCGGCTTTTGCATTACGACTCGCTGATCCCCGATCAGCGCGCATACTCTGTGACTCATATGGAATTGGTGGCGTTCCATCAGCATAATTAACCGCCGAGATGTGGCTGTCCATCGAGAAGAGCTGCGAGTCCGAGCTGTGCAACGTGGCACCAGCCTCATAGCCGGTAGTAAAAGAGCCTACTGGTGTGGACGTCTTTTGCCTGTCATTGGTTGCATTTGTGACATGTGTGTGGCCACCTGGAGTTGCCGGTGAAGTTGAACCTGATAACGAATCAATGACCGACTGCAGAAATTGGCCTTTCAGTGAATCGTCAGTGCCGTCGGAGCCACTGGCCATCCGTTTGCCGCGTCCGTGCTTGAGAAGCTCCTTGGTGAGAAAGTCTCGCAAATTAAGCGAACGTCCCATTTGACTGACTTCTTGTGGCGGATCTTGGGACAAGTTTTCACTGGATCTGTGAAAAGATGCCCCTGCTCTTTGTGGTTGTCTTTCCGACTCGGATgagctgctgtggctgctgttggagTGCAACTGCCGTTCTTGTTTTCGTTGATGCATGCTCGGATTAAGTATTCCTACGTGTTGAATGCTGGGCTGTTCTATATCTAGATGTTGCAGGCTTCGTTGATGCATGCCAGAATATTGCCTGCTGTGATTCTGCTGTTCACTTGGAGCTGGACGCCGCTGGCGTGCTTGCTCATGCAGCGAATGCGACAAGTGTTCGATGCCGCTCTCATCAGGTGCAGTTGCACTGGCATTGGGTGGAACACTTTCACGTCGCGTGCTGCTAGCCACGTCCACATCGCTGGGCGGACCTCGCTTGAACGAGGCCTTCAATATGTGTCGTTGACGCAACTCCGCTTCAACGTTGAATGAATCGGTGCTATCCAAGCTGGCGCTGTCAATCATGTCGCGTTCTTCCGGCGGCAGTTTTGCCATTAGCCTTTCCATATATTCGTGTCGTGGAGTAAATTCACGAACGCTGACATGACTCAGACGCATCTCCTTCATCATCTGCGAAGCTGTCATCGATGGTGCTGGTTGCATTGAAGTTCTCTCTGTACGAATACGTAGTTGAGTAGAGGAAGTTTCATGTAGATACTCCCTGATGCTGGGAAACTCACGGTAATCTAGGCGCACACCGGCTTCCCTAATACTCTTGATGAGCTCATCGAATTCATGTTGTAAGCGCACACTTTGATTGAAATCCAATTGAGAGACATCCACATTCAGTTCGCGTGCATACTGCTCAAAGGTGGGAAAGGGTATTGGCTCCACCTGGGCAGCAACAATATGCGACTGCGCTGGCGTATCAATTTCAGTAATGGTGGACAACTCATGCGCCATTTCCTCGGCCGCCAGCTGTGGACTGTAACGACGTATTGTGGCTGGCGGCGCCTTGCCACGACGATGCGTGCCTGGTTGGCTGGATGAACCCAATGACAAGGGCTCTGCTTCGGGCAGCTCCTGTTGTCCTAAGGCAGTCATGGGCCGCGATACAGAGATGCCACTGTCCAGACTGGCGCCCGTTGACTTGTGCTTCTGCAGGGGCAACGGCAGCGCTTCAGAGTTGGATTGTGTGGCATCGCTACCTTCGGACATGGTGCGAGAACCACGTTGTTCTAGCTGTTTCTGTCCATTTTCGTGCAGCGGTGGCAAATCGAAATACTCGGTGGAGTGACGCTCTGCCTCGCTAGCCGAAGTCAGCGTTACCTCTACCAATCGATTCTTCTCGCCACGCACCTTGGTTATCAGCTCGGTTAGCTCGGCTATGCGCTGTGTACAGTTTTCGGTGAGTTTGGCATAGCGTTCAACATGACGTGCTGCAGATTtgtcactgctgctgctcacctCGTTGATGACCTGCGACTGCGTCTTCGATGTCGTCTGAGAGTGAAGCTTTGATTGCGGCGTCTGTCTTTGGGATTGTTTTTGCGTTTGTATCTCTGAGGTTCTTGAGGTAGTTCTTATCTCATTGATGGCCATCTGTTTGCTCTTCATCTGACTTGATAGTAAATGAGCCAAAGATCTGGCAGCACTTTCAGTATCGGTTGCAATAGTCACTGAGCGTCTAGTCTGGCCTCTTTGGCTGCTTTGAGTTTGATCTTTCTCTGGCTGTGATTGCGATTGTGGCGCTTGATGCTCCAGATTCTTTTGattatgttgctgctgaagTTGCATCTTGCTGGCTAAACGCTTCATCCAGATTTCATCAAAGACTTCACTTGTGTGTTGATCtggaatttgttgttgtctttgctgctgctgctcttgttccCGTTGCAGCGTGTCCTCCAGTTCGTTAATGAAACTGCGATTCTCCTGGATAAAAGCTTTGACACGTTCCATACGCTGTGGATTAATTAAAGTATCGTCTGCCGTCGGACCAGAGCTTATATTACCTGGCTGATTGACTATAGAATCAGCAGGCGTCGATACATCCGAACTGCTTACGCCCAGCTGATTGATTGCGCTTTGCGACATGGTCAGTAAACGTTGCACATAATGTGCAATAATGGGATTCAAAGGCTCAGCTTGACTTGTGGCTACAGTTGGAGGCGGAGGAGgtgcagtagcagcaacagctgctctAATATTCTCATAGTTAACGGGAGGCAACTCACGATACGCTGTAGAATTTGAATCAATGGAGTTCTGGCGTTGATTCAATGTTACTTCCGCCTGTTTTTTTTCAGTCGACAATGTGCTGCTTCCAGTTGAAGACGAAGTAGTTGGTTTGCTAGGTTCTGTGGTTCCTGCTTTCCTATGCGATTTGCGCTTAGGTACGCATTGCTTAACTGTTCCATCGCTGCGTACCTTGATTATGATTTCATGCGTGCCTTCATCGCTGTCCTTTACCTGTCGCTCCTTTTGACCGGCCAGCCTCTGCTGTTGCCGGTACAATTGTCGTAAACGCTGCTCAAGAATTGCCTCCTTTTTCTGCAATTCCATCTCGCGTTCGTCAAGATTGTGTGTCATGTCGATATTCAAATTAGCACGTTCTTGGCGTATGGAATCAATAACCTTTTGCGCATTATCGCCACTCATGTCCCCAGCTTTCAATTCGTTCAGCAACTGTCCACGAATCTTGTCAATTCGTTGCAGCAAATTACGCAATTTCATCGACTTGGCAGACTTACTGTGAATGCCTTTCAGCTCGGTACGTAGCTGCTTGCTCTGATCATCCACGTAGTCAAGCAGtaaggagcagcagctggcagtGTCCACTGCATCATCGCCCTTGCCTACGGGCGGATCGCCAACATTGATGGCATATGGCGCACTTGATTTTGTGTGATGACACTTTCTTGGGGAATTGTGATTGCTGGATGGCCGCACCTCGGGACAGGTTACAATCGCTGGTCGCAGAAGCATCTGTTCCATAACCTCGTTCATCTTTTGCTCTCTGCGCGAAGCCAAGTCCGCATAGCGATGACCCGCCACAAAGTTTGCCtgcaaaaagtaaacaattaaatataaaaatgggcaatacatttatatactcACATCACTAGGAAGCAACTGAGGTTGTTGCTGCGAAAGCGCGTCCAATTTCTCTGTTAATTCGGCGCAATCTCGACGTACTTGCTCCCGCTGCAACGCTTTCTGTCCACGCTGTTCAGTGACTTTgctgcaaatttattaataattaaaatcaagtaAAAGAAAGGGTTATTTTCGAACTACCGCAGCTTGTCTAGCTCCTGCTCACGCAGTTTACCGAGCTGTGTCTCAATGCGTGCATGGTCCATTGCATTGAGATGTGATGCATCCGGCACATTTACTTGCACCGACTCCTCCGGCGCCTTATAGTTGCGGGTATACTTGTTATTGTGATCATAGAACTGCACACGGCCCGATGTGTTAGTCTCCGCACCA
Coding sequences:
- the LOC133838980 gene encoding ATP-binding cassette sub-family C member 4-like translates to MDSSAKPERKNPRQSANILSQLIFAWAVPFLYRGSRRGLNTSDLTECMKEDHSEQLGDRLEDEWFKELERSHRKSHKPRLRNALFRCFLWPTIVNGIMSFVYIVIKTLIPAVLAQLLMQFQRTTSPVMATNITETLNRTVRAVTNFGSAEAAGNSPNAINSNDPIKEHIKDVITGTNQTELSTFEQAIFYFWNDLYCLGGVLVGSTLACCFLIHHLDLSQRLIGARMRIACCSLIYRKTLRLSMKSAGQTPAGYLINLLSNDVNRLDYGFIFMHWIWIMPIQAVLTCYLIYLRIGIPALVGVVGLLLKTVPLQSALSKLTSVLRMRIAERTDARVGIMNELVQGIQVIKMYAWEKPFQAVVAEARRCEIKQIRYASYLRGFYLSTMVFTERSTLYITLAAAALMGQQITADFVFSAASYYNILQLVAAIWYPLAVTFGAEALVSLRRVQAYLLQEGRDEKVQGLTHKQQQDGGDTRAVVLKDVNATWDLEKPHRTLQNFNLQIEKGQLCAVIGPVGAGKSSLFQLLLGELPIVDGGVVIHGDLSYASQEPWLFTGTVRNNILFGEQYERKRYQDVTRCCALTTDFQQLSNGDKTLVGERGASLSGGQRARISLARAVYKPASIYLLDDPLSAVDAHVGRHLFDEVIGPRGRLAQQKATRVLVTHQVHFLSEADWIVIVDQGRILRQGKYEDLINSELDFAKLLERPKETETSAIGNSSSNTTLSLQDESEDDDDIPYIDGAPYSYQPIRKHSNSTQGTKSVNSTDQADADEDDEELAEAQASGGVSGRVWFEYFKAGSTLLSFSFMVLVMLLSQVVCSSSDYFSNIWTQQEDLRSRGEPTSFTTYECMYIYGGLIIAVVVMTTFRGFLFFKTCMHASKVLHDRMFSSILHAAMRFFDTNPSGRILNRFSKDMGAIDELLPRAMMDFIQIALVMFGILIVISVVNPILIAAMLIVAVIDMLILKLYLRPSQDLKRLEGICRSPVFSHLSSSLMGLSIIRSRQMQDVVAKEFDLLQDVHSSVWQLTMAANTTLGLWLDCVSCAFLAAVTFSFIISSETTYSGNVGLAISQAMILTGMVQYGVRQVAESLQQMTSVERVLQYTELEQESSEPFGKEPSQQWPTLGQVEFRDLSLRYDPSGSAVLKHLNLTIEPGWKVGIVGRTGAGKSSLIGALFRLAYIEGGIYIDGIETGSISLETLRTRISIIPQDPVLFSATIRYNLDPFERYSDAELWRSLEDVELRSAIPGLDFMVTERGSNFSVGQRQLLCLARAILRNNKVLVLDEATANVDPQTDSLIQRTIRVKFRHCTVLTVAHRLHTVMDSERIIVMDAGNAAEFDVPHLLLKKSRGVLRQMVEATGGEADALKKVASDSFKRMQEQREAQRAAEEQQE